The nucleotide window TGGGCACGACGGGTAACGAACCGCGATTTGACGTGCGGTTCGGAAATCAAGGCGTAGCGCCGGTGGGCGCACCGAGGTTCCGGCATTGAAGGGCAGGTGGGAGAGGAGATGAGGAGTCAAGGAGTGGTTACGCAAACTCCATTACTCCTCACACGCCGAACCGCACACTCTGCTTCATCCCGAACGTCTTTGCTACCGCCGCGTTCGTCACTTCGCCTTGATGGACATTGATCGCATGGGCGACCGGGCGGAGCGCCGCGGCCGCCGCTTCGATCCCGCGATTGGCGATCGCAAGCGCCCAGGGGAGCGTCACATTGCACAGCGCATACGTGCTGGTGCGGCCGACGGCGCCGGGCATGTTGGTCACGCAGTAGTGCACCACGTCGTCCACGATGTACGTCGGCTCGCTGTGCGTCGTCGGGCGGCTCGTTTCCATGCAGCCTCCCTGGTCGATCGCCACGTCGATCAGCACGCTGCCGGGCTTCATCAACTTCAGGTCTTCACGTTCGATCAGCCGCGGCGCTTTCGCGCCGGGAATGAGCACGGCGCCGATCACCAGGTCCGCCAGCCGCAATTGCTCGCGGATGACATGGCGATCGCTGAACAGGCAATCGACGTTGGCCGGCATGATGTCGTCGAGGTAACGTAGCCGGTCCATATTGACGTCAAGCAGACAGATATCCGCGCCGAAGCCGGCGGCCACTTTCGCGGCATTCGCGCCGACCACGCCGCCGCCGAGAATCGTAATATGCGCCGGTGCAACGCCCGGCACGCCGCCGAGCAAAATTCCCCGCCCCATCTGCGGACGCTCCAGGTATTTGGCCCCTTCCTGGATGCTCATGCGGCCCGCAACTTCGCTCATGGGCGTCAAGAGCGGCAGCCGCCCCTGATCGTCGCGCAGGGTCTCGTAAGCGACCGCCGTCGCGCCCGAGGCGATCACGCCTTCGGTGAGCGCTCGATCGGCGGCGAAGTGAAAGTAGGTGAAGACGACCTGTCCCGCTCGGAGCAACGCAATCTCCTGCGGCTGCGGCTCCTTGACCTTGATGATCATGTCCGCCCGGGCAAAGACCTCGGCGGCCGTATCGACGAGTTCCGCTCCGTGATCGGCATAACTCTGGTCAGGCAGTCCGGAACCCAGCCCCGCTCCGCGCTCAACGAGCACCCGGTGCCCGGCCCGAGTCAACTCATCCGCCCCGACCGGCAGCAAAGCCACGCGATACTCATCGCGCTTTACTTCTTTGGGGACGCCGATAATCATGGTGTTGACTTTACGGGGGATGACTTGGACATTTCACAGATGGCTTTTTAGCTTACTCTTGAAACGATCGTCCGAATATACCAACCATCTCCTCGCCTCAAGTCTTTGGCAACGGTGCTCGCTGTGATGCCGAACCGCTCATCGAGACGTCAGACCTGGCACTGTCGCTGCGGCATTGCGTTTGTTGCGATTGTAGCTGGCGCGCGCATCTGCGGTGCGGAGCCCCTCACCTATGAGCCCGCCCGCGATCCCGCTGTCGGGTTCAACCTGATCAGTTGGTGGAACTTCGGCGCCAACGGGGAGAACATCTGGCGCAGTGCCGTGCGCGATATGCATTCCCACGGCTTTGGGCATGTCTCGCTCTGCCCGATTCGCGTGTTTAACCCCGTGACGGGCGCGATTTCTGAGTCGCCGCAATTGCCGTCGTTGGCGCAAGTCGCCGCCGCCGCGGACGAGGCCCGGCAACTCGGGATGACGGTGACGATCAACCCGTTCATCGAACCGGAAGGGTTCGAGTTCTGGCGCGGCACGTGGGATCCGCCGCGCATGGCGCGGGAACGTTTTTGGGGTGACTACGAGCAGTACATCTCGGAAGTCGCCGCGATGGCGGAAGACAACGAGGCTGACCGACTATTGGTCGGCACCGAATTGCGGGCGATCACGCGAAACGTCGCGCACAAACAGGCCTGGGGCGAGACGATCTCAGCGGCCGCTGAACACTTCACCGGCAAGATCGGCTACGCGGCCAACCACGACGAGTACGATGGTTCGAGCATTACCTCTTCGATCTGGGAACATCCCGACATCGATTTCATCGGCGTCGACGCTTATCACCCCCTCACGACCCCGACCCAGGCGGACGCTTCCGGACCGTATCCCGACGAGGCCTTCATCGACATCGTGCGCGATCGCTGGAACGAAATCCTCGACGAGGAGATTCTCCCCTTCGCCGCGGCGCGGAAAGGCGGCGCCGGCATGGAAGTCGTTTTCACGGAAACCGGCCTCGTTCCGTTCAATCGGACCACGTCCACGCCGTGGAATTTCGACACGGATGAGGACTCGATCGACCAGGGTGAGCAACTCAACGGTTACGAGGCGCTGATCGAGGCCATCGACGGCCGCCGCGATCTGCTGGGTGCGGTCCATCTTTGGCAGTGGGGCATGCCCGGCGCGGCCGGCAGCCCGTTTTATCTGAACCCCGACGGCGTCAACGTCCCGAGCAGCGGCTTCGACGAATCCCTCGGCGCGCCGGCCGCGCGTTATCTGTCGGACTATGTGCGCACCGCCAGGCAGCCCGGCGACACCAACGCCGATGGCTTGGTGAACGTCGAGGATCTCAACGCGGTGCGCAATCACTACGGCGAGTCCGGCGGAAACGTCCCGGGAGACGCCGACGGCAATGGCGTGGTGGGGATCGAGGACTTAAACGCCGTCCGCAACAATTTTGGCGCTGGGCAACCGGCCAACTCTGTGCCGGAACCGCACGCTGTCGTCATGCTGCTCGTCGGCGTCATATCGTTCTCGGGTCTTCGCTTTTGGCGGAGTCTGTAGGAGGCGTCTCTTGACGCCGATGGAACAGGCGCTGCCCGGTCAATTCACTTGAATCCCGCGACTACGTCCGCTCCATCGGCGTCGGGAGACGCCTCCTACAAGCGGGCTGCAAGGATTAGAATACCATCTTTGCCACACGCGTTTTCGGGAGCACTTCGCACATCATGCTCGGCATCGACCTGGACGTTTCGCAATACATGGCGCGGCTGCAC belongs to Planctomycetia bacterium and includes:
- the ald gene encoding alanine dehydrogenase, with the protein product MIIGVPKEVKRDEYRVALLPVGADELTRAGHRVLVERGAGLGSGLPDQSYADHGAELVDTAAEVFARADMIIKVKEPQPQEIALLRAGQVVFTYFHFAADRALTEGVIASGATAVAYETLRDDQGRLPLLTPMSEVAGRMSIQEGAKYLERPQMGRGILLGGVPGVAPAHITILGGGVVGANAAKVAAGFGADICLLDVNMDRLRYLDDIMPANVDCLFSDRHVIREQLRLADLVIGAVLIPGAKAPRLIEREDLKLMKPGSVLIDVAIDQGGCMETSRPTTHSEPTYIVDDVVHYCVTNMPGAVGRTSTYALCNVTLPWALAIANRGIEAAAAALRPVAHAINVHQGEVTNAAVAKTFGMKQSVRFGV